From the genome of Phycisphaerae bacterium:
TCGATCGGCCGCGCCAGGTTCCCTGGCGGCCGGCGGACCAACAGGGGGTGATTCTAGACCATGCCCGCCAGACGTGTCAACCCCACCGCCGGCCGGGTCCTGGCCGGCCGGTGCTGCCGCGTGCCGTGGAAACTCGATCGTGAACACCGCTCCCCGGCCTGCTTCGCTGGCGACACCGATCGTGCCCCCGTGCCCGGTGACAACCCCGTGAACGGTGCTGAGCCCCAGGCCGGTTCCGCCCTTCTCCAGCCGCGTGGTGTAGAAGGGGTCAAAGGCGTGCTTGAGCACTCGTAGATGGCTCCGGCTCGGGCCCGACGACACGGACCAACGCCATCGTGTCACCGGCAGGACACCGCGGACGCCGCAACGCCTGTCAGCTGCAAGGGTGCTTACCGGACCCTCATCGAGGCGTTGCTGGTCAGATCCGCCAGATCCTGGTCAACCTCGTGGGCAATGCCGTCAAGTTCACCCAATCCGGCAGCGTCAGGCTCGCCGTTTCCCTGTTGCCGAACGGGTCGGGCAGCCGGGCGGGCCAGCACGGCAACCCGAGCCCCGCTCTACAGTTCGACGTGGTTGATACAGGCATCGGGCTCTCACAAGAACAGATGGCGAACCTGTTTCAGCCTTTCACTCAGGCGGACGTCTCCACCACCCGCAAGTACGGCGGAAGCGGCCTCGGACTGGCCATCTCCAAACGATTGGCCGCCCTGCTGGGCGGCGACATCGAGGTCACCAGCCAACCCGGCCGGGGAAGTACCTTCCGAGCCACGATCGCAACCGGCCCGATCGAGGGTGTTCGGATGCTCACCTCTCTCGCCCCAGCGGAAACCACCGATCCGGGCACACCGCCGAGCCCATCGCCCGCCGCGAAAGCCTCATCCAGACCATCACCGAAGCCCTGGCCAAGACCCGGTTGGAGAAGTCCGCCACTCTGGTCTGACCGCGACGGCCCAGCCCCTCGTCCAATTGCAGGTTCACGGGTCGACCGGCATCACGGCCGAGACGAGCCATTGGCCACCGTCCGCTCCGGCTCGAAGTCGCCGCCGCCGAGATCATCGCGTTTCCGAGGCCAAGACGGGACGCGGAGACAAACCAAGGTATCGTCGACCCAGAGGAACCAGACCCGCCCCCATCTCGCCTCTTGCCTTGCCGTCCCGGGGCTCGGCAAGGCGATCCTCATCTCGCTTCCGCCTTGCCGACCAGCTCCGGCTCTTTGGTTGGACCGAATCCAACGTTGGCCTCGACGTTGCAGCGCACCTCCCGGTCGACAAACTTCAGCCGGAAGGTGAGGACGAACGGGGTCTCGTACAGGCACAAGCTGGCGGTGAAGGTGTCACTCTCGGTCCAGGCACCGCTGGCGGCCAGGGGCTGCTCGGGCAACAGGCCGAGGGTCGAACGGCCCTTCTGCCAGGTACCCCGGCCGCAGGTGAGCCGCTGCTCGACGCCGCCGAAGCACAGGACCAGGGTCACCGGGCCGTCGTTTACGCCGCTCTCCAGCGTAACCGCCTCCAGCTTGCGGGGATTGGCCGGAAAGACGAACTTGCGGCCGATCGCGCCGGCAACCGGCGCAGCGGAACCGTCCTGCGGACGAAGATGGAGACCCTTGAGCGTTCGATCGAGCTTGCCGCGCGCGGTGTCATCGGCACCCAGCGACACGGGTTTCATGGCCGGCAGGAGCCTGTCCCAGACCTGGTTGAGCACGGCCTGCATGTCTTTCAGGCCGCTGGTCATGGCGATCACGGTGTCCTGCTCCGGCATCACGATGCAGTATTGCCCGAATGCACCGTCGCCGCGGTAGGCTCCGTGCCGGCAGCGCCAGAACTGGTATCCGTAACCCTGGTCCCAGTCGCTGGTCGGCTTGCTGCCGTTGGACGTCTGCCGGGCACTGGCGGCCTCGATCCACGCTTCAGGCACGAGTTGCCTGCCCTGCCATCTGCCTTTCTGGAGGTAAAGCTGCCCGAAGCGGGCGATGTCCTCGGTGCGGATGCTCAGCCCGTAGCCGCCGGTCGAAATGCCTTGGGGGCTGGTTTCCCAGGTGGGCTTCTCGATGCCCAGCGGCTCGAACAGACGCGGGCCGAGGTAGTCGAGCAGAGTCATGCCGGTGACCTTCTGGACGATGGCCGAGAGCATGTACGTGCCCGAGGTATTATAGAGGAAATGAGTTCCGGGCTTGAAGGGCACCGGATGGGCGAGGAAAGACTTGACCCAAGGCTGGTCGGGCGTGCGCGGCGGCTCGGTCTGCTGGCCGGTGGACATGCGCAGGAGGTCACTGACCCGCATGGCCTTCAGGTTCTCGCTCGGTTCGGCCGGGGCCTGGTCGGGGAAGAATTGCAGTACTTCGTCATCGAGGCTGAGCTTGCCCTCGGCGATGGCCAAACCGACGGCCGTGGAGGTGAAACTCTTGCTCAGCGAGAAGAGCGAGTGCGGCGACTCGGCGGAATACGGCGACCACCAGCCCTCGGCAACGACGTGGCCGTGGCGCACGAGCATGAAGCTGTGCAGGGAGTCGAGGTCTTTGTCGGCCGCCTCGACAAACGACAGGATGGCCGCAGACGAAATACCCTGCGTCTCGGGGGCGCTGCGCGGCAGGCCGCCCGCCAGACAGAAGGGGCTCAACAACCCAACGCCCGCGACGACGGAGAATGCAGTGGCGGCGAATACTCTCATGGCCGGAACCTCCACCCGATCTGCACGCTCGGCGCGCGGCCGATGGTAACCGCCGCGCCACGTGAACGTACAACGACACCGGGGCCAGCCTATCGTTCCCCTCCAGCCCCCGCAAGCGGGACCGCCCCGACCGCCAGCTACGTTCGACGAACCGGGAAGGAGCGACTTCTCTCCGGAGCTCCGGCCCGCTGTCCCGGCGCGGTGGCCTCCGGACTTTCGGGCTTGAACGCGGGGAATTGAAGGACGCGCCTACCCGTGTAACCGGCAATCACCGGTCCGATCCGGCTGGAAAGGCGAGATGCGGAGCGATGCGCTCAATGGCGGCGGGGCTCAGCCCGGAGACCGCTTCGAGGTCACACCGGGCCCGGAACACCACGGCGGCTTCGTCACCGGGACGGCTCGCGGCGAATGACCGCTGAGCGTCACGATAGGCAATGATCTTGCGGGCCATCGCTTCCCCGATCCCGGGCAGACGGGTCCAGTCGTGGAGCGTGGCGGTATTGGGATCGATCCGCTGCCACACGCCGACCACAGCGTCCCCCGCCACCCCGTCGGCTTCATCCGCACCGAGCGGCGACGTCCCGGCGGCCGGGGATTCGCCAATCGATAGAGGTAAAAGGATACTCGCGGCCATCACACCGGCCAGGGCGCACCCGAGAATGACATAGCAGGCAATGTGCACGCCCCAGGGCATCCGAGGCAACGATCCGGCGAGGTCGGTATTCATGGCCCTCTATCCAGTTCCCGCGCCGCCTCGAAGGGTGGGCGGACCCACCAGCCACAAGGCAGATTCTGGAGACCCGGCAACGGCTCATCCCCACGGAGGAACACGACTCAGCTGGCAGCCTGGGCAGCGGGCGGACGACGGGTGACCCCCAGCAGCTCCGCACGGGCATCCTTGAGGACCTTGAAGGCAGCCTTCGGCGTCAGGTCGGCCTGCAGTAACCCCCCCGAAGGAATCAGACCGGCCTCGCGGTCGGCCAGATCAAGCCAGGTGACGCTCTCGATGAACGGCTTGCTCAGGGCAATGGTGTAGAACTCCTTGGCCCACAGGGCCTGGACGTTCTCATCCCACGGCGTCCGCCAGCAACCGCCACTTCGCCCGTTACTGAACGACCGCGACGGCACCTGAACCGCCGTGATGTGTACCGGCTTGCCAAGATTGCCGAGCCGGTCCAGCTTCTCGGAGATCTGGAACATGTCCCGCACAAACATGCCGTCCGACGAGGGTCCGAAGAGGAACTGGGCGCCAACTCCGTCGAAGCCGATCCCGCTCTGGACAACCATGTCCGCATAGAGCATCGGCGGAATCGTCCTCTGATTCCGGGCATAATACTCCCCCCAAGGGGCAACCAGATTGATCAGCGTCTGGGCCCGGGGGGCAAGCTGTTTCACCAGGGCAACCGTCACCCGGGTGATCTCCATCAGCTGCTCGAAGGAGAACTCGAAGGTGTTGTCCGCGTGGACGCCGCTGATCACATCCCACTGGTAGACGTAGTTGGCATACCGCTCGACCACCCGCCGCACGTGATCGAAGATCAGGTTACGGACGGTCTCAAAATCGGTCTCGTACATGCTCGCCCACGCCGGGATGTTGGCCTCGCTGAAACTGACCAGCGGCCCCACCCGCATCGGGGTACGGTGCTTGGCCAACCACTCGATCCAGACGTCAAAAGGACGCCAGTTGAACTCCCCTTGCTTCGGCTCAACCAGACGCCAGGGGATGGGAAGGTAAACGTAGTCGCTGACCTCCCGCAGCCGTTGACGGTAGACCTCGACCGAGTTGCCCAGGTCAACCGTGCAGCCGATGGTCCGGCGGGTGAACGCGTGGACCTGCTTGCGGCGGGCAAGGAAGATGTCCGCGTGAAAATGACTGAGCTTCTCCCCTGCCAGAATGGCAGCCTGAAGCGCCTGCTCCGCCAACCGAGCCTGCTTCGCAGGCGTGTCCGCCTTCAGCGAGTCAACCATCAGATCCCGGGCCACGGTGATCTCGTTGGCCACCGGCTCAACGCCCTCAAAATCGAACAAGCCCCAGTCTTCCCGTTTGAGGTTGATGCGGGTCAGACGACCACGAGCCAACTCGAGGGCGAGGTTGTAAGGCTGATCCCGGTCCATCAGCCGGCTGGTTTCAAGCATCATCGTGCCGCAACCGCGGACCGGCCAGACTAGAGCAAGAGCAGCCGGGCCATCGGCCCGCTTCGCACAAATGACCTGAGAATCGCGAAACTCGAGCTCGGCGCGCAGGGGAACCCCATCACTGCCCACCACGTATGCGCCAGACAGGTCAAGATCGCGAACGGCAGAGCC
Proteins encoded in this window:
- a CDS encoding serine hydrolase, yielding MRVFAATAFSVVAGVGLLSPFCLAGGLPRSAPETQGISSAAILSFVEAADKDLDSLHSFMLVRHGHVVAEGWWSPYSAESPHSLFSLSKSFTSTAVGLAIAEGKLSLDDEVLQFFPDQAPAEPSENLKAMRVSDLLRMSTGQQTEPPRTPDQPWVKSFLAHPVPFKPGTHFLYNTSGTYMLSAIVQKVTGMTLLDYLGPRLFEPLGIEKPTWETSPQGISTGGYGLSIRTEDIARFGQLYLQKGRWQGRQLVPEAWIEAASARQTSNGSKPTSDWDQGYGYQFWRCRHGAYRGDGAFGQYCIVMPEQDTVIAMTSGLKDMQAVLNQVWDRLLPAMKPVSLGADDTARGKLDRTLKGLHLRPQDGSAAPVAGAIGRKFVFPANPRKLEAVTLESGVNDGPVTLVLCFGGVEQRLTCGRGTWQKGRSTLGLLPEQPLAASGAWTESDTFTASLCLYETPFVLTFRLKFVDREVRCNVEANVGFGPTKEPELVGKAEAR
- a CDS encoding helix-hairpin-helix domain-containing protein, with product MNTDLAGSLPRMPWGVHIACYVILGCALAGVMAASILLPLSIGESPAAGTSPLGADEADGVAGDAVVGVWQRIDPNTATLHDWTRLPGIGEAMARKIIAYRDAQRSFAASRPGDEAAVVFRARCDLEAVSGLSPAAIERIAPHLAFPAGSDR
- a CDS encoding endo-1,4-beta-xylanase, translated to MMLETSRLMDRDQPYNLALELARGRLTRINLKREDWGLFDFEGVEPVANEITVARDLMVDSLKADTPAKQARLAEQALQAAILAGEKLSHFHADIFLARRKQVHAFTRRTIGCTVDLGNSVEVYRQRLREVSDYVYLPIPWRLVEPKQGEFNWRPFDVWIEWLAKHRTPMRVGPLVSFSEANIPAWASMYETDFETVRNLIFDHVRRVVERYANYVYQWDVISGVHADNTFEFSFEQLMEITRVTVALVKQLAPRAQTLINLVAPWGEYYARNQRTIPPMLYADMVVQSGIGFDGVGAQFLFGPSSDGMFVRDMFQISEKLDRLGNLGKPVHITAVQVPSRSFSNGRSGGCWRTPWDENVQALWAKEFYTIALSKPFIESVTWLDLADREAGLIPSGGLLQADLTPKAAFKVLKDARAELLGVTRRPPAAQAAS